The proteins below come from a single Esox lucius isolate fEsoLuc1 chromosome 7, fEsoLuc1.pri, whole genome shotgun sequence genomic window:
- the LOC114839552 gene encoding olfactory receptor 2AT4-like: MMLLHHSRGLQSHSTPPPGMVEVNDENYTRVSEFVIVGFPGLHPSYFQLMAWFFFFIYVTTISGNFLLVGLFVLERSLQKPMYIIMLSLSLSDIGFATVALPKVIARWWWDDGRISFNTCLFQEQMIHYFGTLNSLIMMTMAMDRYLAICHPLRYPMLMTNQNMSCLTVFFWMSATVIPAIGTMDFTKKVAFCGPNHILHAYCDAVSLTKLACSNVVEIQGSSIGLAMFVLFAPFTFIIFSYVNIIVSVMRIANAQGRLKTFSTCATQGCIILIYYIPRFVVYCAPYIPNLTMTPDLRISLTLVYSLFPPVANPFIYCFRTKEIRTILVHWGHGWRNNMLDWSKPNTITVINKSWVR; encoded by the exons ATGATGCTTCTCCATCATTCCAGAGGTCTACAAAGCCATTCCACTCCTCCACCTGG TATGGtggaggtgaatgatgagaacTACACACGTGTTTCAGAGTTTGTGATCGTGGGTTTCCCGGGGCTCCACCCATCCTACTTCCAGCTGATGGCCTGGTTCTTCTTCTTCATCTATGTCACCACGATATCGGGGAACTTCCTGCTGGTTGGGCTGTTTGTCCTGGAGAGGAGCCTGCAGAAACCCATGTACATTATCATGCTCAGCCTTTCCCTGTCTGATATTG GTTTTGCCACAGTGGCCCTCCCCAAGGTGATAGCTCGATGGTGGTGGGACGATGGCAGGATTTCCTTCAATACCTGTCTATTCCAGGAACAGATGATCCACTACTTTGGCACCTTGAATTCTCTCATCATGATGACCATGGCTATGGACCGGTACCTGGCTATCTGTCACCCTCTCAG ATACCCAATGTTAATGACCAACCAGAATATGAGCTGTTTAACAGTCTTCTTCTGGATGTCAGCCACAGTCATACCTGCCATCGGCACCATGGACTTCACCAAG AAAGTGGCATTCTGTGGCCCCAACCATATCCTCCATGCGTACTGTGATGCTGTGTCTCTGACTAAACTGGCCTGCTCCAACGTGGTGGAAATCCAGGGGAGTTCCATTGGTCTGGCCATGTTCGTCCTCTTCGCACCCTTCACCTTCATCATCTTTTCCTACGTTAACATCATTGTCTCTGTGATGCGCATAGCCAACGCACAG GGCAGGCTGAAGACCTTCTCTACCTGTGCTACTCAGGGGTGTATCATCCTCATCTATTACATCCCCCGCTTCGTAGTCTACTGTGCACCCTACATCCCAAACCTGaccatgacccctgacctccgCATCAGCCTCACCCTCGTCTACAG CCTGTTCCCCCCAGTCGCCAACCCGTTCATCTACTGCTTCAGGACCAAGGAGATCAGGACCATTCTGGTTCACTGGGGACATGGCTGGAGGAACAACATGTTGGATTGGAGTAAACCAAACACCATCACTGTCATCAATAAATCATGGGTTCGATAA
- the LOC106024391 gene encoding olfactory receptor 1-like: MVEVNDENYTRVSEFVIVGLPGLHPSYFQLMAWFFFFIYVTTISGNFLHVWLFVLERSLQKPMYIIMLSLSLSDIGFATVALPKVIARWWWDDGRISFHTCLFQEQMIHYFGTLNSLIMMTMAMDRYLAICHPLRYPMLMTNQNMSCLTVFFWMSATVIPAISTMDFTRKVAFCGPNHILHAYCDAVSLTKLACSNVVEIQGRSFGLAMFVLLAPFTFIIFSYVNIIVSVMRIANAQGRLKTFSTCATQGCIILIYYIPRFVVYSAPYIPNLTMTPDLRISLTLVYSLFPPVANPFIYCFRTKEIRTILVRWGHGWRNNMLDWSKPNTITVINKSRVR; the protein is encoded by the exons ATGGtggaggtgaatgatgagaacTACACACGTGTGTCAGAGTTTGTGATCGTGGGTTTGCCGGGGCTCCACCCATCCTACTTCCAGCTGATGGCCTGGTTCTTCTTCTTCATCTATGTCACCACGATATCGGGGAACTTCCTGCACGTTTGGCTGTTTGTCCTGGAGAGGAGCCTGCAGAAACCCATGTACATTATCATGCTCAGCCTTTCCCTGTCTGATATTG GTTTTGCCACAGTGGCCCTCCCCAAGGTGATAGCTCGATGGTGGTGGGACGATGGCAGGATTTCCTTCCATACCTGTCTATTCCAGGAACAGATGATCCACTACTTTGGCACCTTGAATTCTCTCATCATGATGACCATGGCTATGGACCGGTACCTGGCTATCTGTCACCCTCTCAG ATACCCAATGTTAATGACCAACCAGAATATGAGCTGTTTAACAGTCTTCTTCTGGATGTCAGCCACAGTCATACCTGCCATCAGCACCATGGACTTCACCAGG AAAGTGGCATTCTGTGGCCCCAACCATATCCTCCATGCGTACTGTGATGCTGTGTCTCTGACTAAACTGGCCTGCTCCAACGTGGTGGAAATCCAGGGGAGGTCCTTTGGACTGGCCATGTTCGTCCTCCTCGCACCCTTCACCTTCATCATCTTTTCCTACGTTAATATCATTGTCTCTGTGATGCGCATAGCCAACGCACAG GGCAGGCTGAAGACCTTCTCTACCTGTGCTACTCAGGGGTGTATCATCCTCATCTATTACATCCCCCGCTTCGTAGTCTACAGTGCACCCTACATCCCAAACCTGaccatgacccctgacctccgCATCAGCCTCACCCTTGTCTACAG CCTGTTCCCCCCAGTCGCCAACCCGTTCATCTACTGCTTCAGGACCAAGGAGATCAGGACCATTCTGGTTCGCTGGGGACATGGCTGGAGGAACAACATGTTGGATTGGAGTAAACCAAACACCATCACTGTCATCAATAAATCAAGGGTTagatag